One Panicum virgatum strain AP13 chromosome 9K, P.virgatum_v5, whole genome shotgun sequence genomic region harbors:
- the LOC120651794 gene encoding E3 ubiquitin-protein ligase RFWD3-like isoform X1, with product MPSGSGSRGRRPRRAGERAAPRVILLMSSSSSGEEGDWEEEEEESEGSSEGRRRHGGGEARVSATEGKASASGGESDGPNLPSCPICMLAWTADGAHRVSCIPCGHVYGRYCLERWLLQCGKKKAPCPQCGKRYKENNIINLYVPEIAVPNNDLETQVLLLREKNESLEKQQAKLLEEIKEHKVSLHYLQRQIMLQQNVMYDTSLKRQKRTEWISDGVADAEPIASLEDIDHRNHCSFVLQNEFLVDGARVMGIDASSQTILTSGRGPGVGAEHILTKISMFARQGMQKIDLPPDTKAIRDICILPRGHAAFASLGRKLSLFSMATNNVVLQYNLPAPGWSCSGDHTSSTYIYTGLQNGMLLVFDIRQTLAPLHCMLGLSTHPVHTIHSIVDGNGSRKVFSASSIGPCIWDVDGGEDRPNLLSGMENQGICISLACAPPSSDLLVASYRPKVELPDDNATPQAITPQSQAPTGSGKLGRHTLLRRTTTTSFAKDQTCSGNVSDLRMSKSAIIPCGGNQHLFAYGDESLYGVRTWRLPSFQTYTDLRPHRQPILDLRFAESSTGERYLGCLSVEKLQIFTVR from the exons ATGCCGTCGGGGTCGGGTTCCCgggggaggcggccgcggcgggctgGGGAGAGGGCTGCTCCTCGTGTGATACTATTGAtgagctcgtcctcctcgggtGAGGAAGGGgactgggaggaggaggaggaggagagcgagGGATCCAGcgaggggcggaggaggcatGGCGGTGGGGAAGCTAGGGTTTCGGCGACGGAGGGTAAGGCATCGGCTAGCGGAGGCGAGTCGGATGGGCCGAACCTACCCAGCTGCCCCATATGTATGCTCGCATGGACCGCCGACGGCGCGCATCGCGTGAG TTGCATTCCCTGTGGGCATGTCTATGGCAGATATTGCCTAGAGAGGTGGTTGCTACAGTGTGGCAAGAAAAAAGCACCG TGTCCCCAATGTGGCAAGAGATATAAAGAAAACAACATTATCAACCTCTATGTGCCAGAGATTGCTGTTCCCAATAATGATCTTGAAACG CAAGTATTGTTGTTGAGAGAGAAAAATGAATCTCTTGAGAAGCAA CAAGCAAAATTACTTGAGGAGATAAAAGAGCATAAG GTTTCCTTACATTACCTGCAGAGGCAGATTATGTTGCAACAAAATGTAATGTACGATACAAGCTTGAAGAGACAG aaaagGACAGAGTGGATATCAGATGGAGTGGCAGATGCTGAGCCAATTGCCTCACTGGAAGACATTGACCATAGAAATCACTGCAGTTTTGTTCTCCAG AATGAGTTTTTGGTTGATGGAGCTCGGGTCATGGGCATAGATGCATCAAGTCAGACTATACTCACTTCTGGAAGGGGACCTGGAGTTGGTGCTGAACACATCCTTACAAAG ATCAGCATGTTTGCTAGACAGGGAATGCAGAAAATCGACCTCCCTCCTGATACTAAAGCTATTAGGGACATCTGTATACTGCCTAGGGGCCATGCTGCTTTTGCATCACTAGGCAGGAAGTTGTCTCTTTTCAG CATGGCGACCAACAATGTTGTCCTTCAATACAATCTACCG GCTCCTGGTTGGTCCTGCTCAGGGGATCATACTAGTTCGACTTATATTTATACTGGATTACAG AATGGGATGCTATTGGTCTTTGATATTCGTCAAACTTTAGCACCTTTGCATTGTATGTTGGGTCTATCGACACATCCAGTCCATACAATTCACTCTATTGTAGATGGCAATGGTTCCAGAAAGgttttttctgcttcttctataGGACCCTGCATTTGGGATGTTGATGGTGGTGAAGACAG GCCAAATTTGCTAAGTGGGATGGAAAACCAAGGGATCTGCATTTCTCTTGCATGCGCCCCtccatcaagtgatctcctggTGGCTTCCTACCGCCCGAAAGTTGAGCTCCCAGATGATAACGCCACACCCCAAGCGATTACACCACAATCACAGGCACCCACTGGTTCAGGAAAGCTAGGGCGCCATACACTCCTGAGGAGGACCACCACAACATCCTTTGCCAAGGACCAAACCTGCAGCGGTAATGTAAGCGACTTGCGAATGTCAAAGTCCGCAATCATACCATGTGGAGGCAATCAGCATCTCTTTGCCTATGGTGATGAGTCGCTGTACGGAGTCCGGACATGGCGGCTGCCTTCGTTTCAGACATACACCGATCTCAGGCCCCACAGACAACCGATCCTTGATCTAAGGTTTGCTGAAAGTTCAACTGGGGAGAGGTACCTTGGGTGCTTAAGCGTCGAGAAGCTGCAAATTTTCACAGTTAGGTAG
- the LOC120651794 gene encoding E3 ubiquitin-protein ligase RFWD3-like isoform X2: MPSGSGSRGRRPRRAGERAAPRVILLMSSSSSGEEGDWEEEEEESEGSSEGRRRHGGGEARVSATEGKASASGGESDGPNLPSCPICMLAWTADGAHRVSCIPCGHVYGRYCLERWLLQCGKKKAPCPQCGKRYKENNIINLYVPEIAVPNNDLETQVLLLREKNESLEKQQAKLLEEIKEHKRQIMLQQNVMYDTSLKRQKRTEWISDGVADAEPIASLEDIDHRNHCSFVLQNEFLVDGARVMGIDASSQTILTSGRGPGVGAEHILTKISMFARQGMQKIDLPPDTKAIRDICILPRGHAAFASLGRKLSLFSMATNNVVLQYNLPAPGWSCSGDHTSSTYIYTGLQNGMLLVFDIRQTLAPLHCMLGLSTHPVHTIHSIVDGNGSRKVFSASSIGPCIWDVDGGEDRPNLLSGMENQGICISLACAPPSSDLLVASYRPKVELPDDNATPQAITPQSQAPTGSGKLGRHTLLRRTTTTSFAKDQTCSGNVSDLRMSKSAIIPCGGNQHLFAYGDESLYGVRTWRLPSFQTYTDLRPHRQPILDLRFAESSTGERYLGCLSVEKLQIFTVR, translated from the exons ATGCCGTCGGGGTCGGGTTCCCgggggaggcggccgcggcgggctgGGGAGAGGGCTGCTCCTCGTGTGATACTATTGAtgagctcgtcctcctcgggtGAGGAAGGGgactgggaggaggaggaggaggagagcgagGGATCCAGcgaggggcggaggaggcatGGCGGTGGGGAAGCTAGGGTTTCGGCGACGGAGGGTAAGGCATCGGCTAGCGGAGGCGAGTCGGATGGGCCGAACCTACCCAGCTGCCCCATATGTATGCTCGCATGGACCGCCGACGGCGCGCATCGCGTGAG TTGCATTCCCTGTGGGCATGTCTATGGCAGATATTGCCTAGAGAGGTGGTTGCTACAGTGTGGCAAGAAAAAAGCACCG TGTCCCCAATGTGGCAAGAGATATAAAGAAAACAACATTATCAACCTCTATGTGCCAGAGATTGCTGTTCCCAATAATGATCTTGAAACG CAAGTATTGTTGTTGAGAGAGAAAAATGAATCTCTTGAGAAGCAA CAAGCAAAATTACTTGAGGAGATAAAAGAGCATAAG AGGCAGATTATGTTGCAACAAAATGTAATGTACGATACAAGCTTGAAGAGACAG aaaagGACAGAGTGGATATCAGATGGAGTGGCAGATGCTGAGCCAATTGCCTCACTGGAAGACATTGACCATAGAAATCACTGCAGTTTTGTTCTCCAG AATGAGTTTTTGGTTGATGGAGCTCGGGTCATGGGCATAGATGCATCAAGTCAGACTATACTCACTTCTGGAAGGGGACCTGGAGTTGGTGCTGAACACATCCTTACAAAG ATCAGCATGTTTGCTAGACAGGGAATGCAGAAAATCGACCTCCCTCCTGATACTAAAGCTATTAGGGACATCTGTATACTGCCTAGGGGCCATGCTGCTTTTGCATCACTAGGCAGGAAGTTGTCTCTTTTCAG CATGGCGACCAACAATGTTGTCCTTCAATACAATCTACCG GCTCCTGGTTGGTCCTGCTCAGGGGATCATACTAGTTCGACTTATATTTATACTGGATTACAG AATGGGATGCTATTGGTCTTTGATATTCGTCAAACTTTAGCACCTTTGCATTGTATGTTGGGTCTATCGACACATCCAGTCCATACAATTCACTCTATTGTAGATGGCAATGGTTCCAGAAAGgttttttctgcttcttctataGGACCCTGCATTTGGGATGTTGATGGTGGTGAAGACAG GCCAAATTTGCTAAGTGGGATGGAAAACCAAGGGATCTGCATTTCTCTTGCATGCGCCCCtccatcaagtgatctcctggTGGCTTCCTACCGCCCGAAAGTTGAGCTCCCAGATGATAACGCCACACCCCAAGCGATTACACCACAATCACAGGCACCCACTGGTTCAGGAAAGCTAGGGCGCCATACACTCCTGAGGAGGACCACCACAACATCCTTTGCCAAGGACCAAACCTGCAGCGGTAATGTAAGCGACTTGCGAATGTCAAAGTCCGCAATCATACCATGTGGAGGCAATCAGCATCTCTTTGCCTATGGTGATGAGTCGCTGTACGGAGTCCGGACATGGCGGCTGCCTTCGTTTCAGACATACACCGATCTCAGGCCCCACAGACAACCGATCCTTGATCTAAGGTTTGCTGAAAGTTCAACTGGGGAGAGGTACCTTGGGTGCTTAAGCGTCGAGAAGCTGCAAATTTTCACAGTTAGGTAG
- the LOC120651799 gene encoding arsenate reductase 2.1-like: protein MALSVSYVSAAKLVSMARGNPRVAIIDVRDDERSHQAHIAGSHHFASGSFAARMPELARAASGKDTLVFHCALSQVRGPTCARMFSDYLSETKEDSGIKNIMVLERGFNGWEVSGQPVCRCTDACCKGTCF from the exons ATGGCGCTGAGCGTGTCGTACGTGTCGGCGGCGAAGCTGGTGTCTATGGCGCGCGGCAATCCCCGCGTCGCCATCATCGACGTCAG GGATGATGAGAGGAGCCACCAGGCGCACATCGCGGGGTCGCACCACTTCGCCAGCGGCAGCTTCGCGGCGCGGATGCCGGAGCTGGCGCGGGCCGCCAGCGGCAAGGACACCCTCGTCTTCCACTGCGCTCTCAGCCAG GTGCGAGGTCCAACATGTGCTCGGATGTTCTCAGACTATCTATCGGAGACCAAGGAGGATTCAGGGATAAAGAACATCATGGTACTGGAGCGCGGGTTTAATGGATGGGAGGTTTCAGGGCAGCCTGTCTGCCGCTGCACCGACGCTTGTTGCAAAGGGACGTGCTTTTGA